Below is a genomic region from Prunus persica cultivar Lovell chromosome G3, Prunus_persica_NCBIv2, whole genome shotgun sequence.
agttaaaattttaaaaccaacTTAAGTCCATAGTTGATATCTGAAAACCTAACAACATAAACTGGCAAGAAGAATGAGGGTTCTCAAATTGTAGCTGCAGTACTAAAAGCACACCTTTTGCATCTTTAAACTTGGAAGGATTCAGTCCTTTCTGAGCATTTTGTGCCTTGTTGACCTGCATTAGACACCAATAGGAACTCACGATTCAATGTGGCAGCAGAATACAATCttatcaaaacaaaatttaagttTTGAAAACAAGCAAACAAGATTAGATTCTCATAAAGCAACTTACAGCATTGAACAACTTGACCACTGAGAGTCCAGCATTGCACATGGTAAATGTGAACTAAGTCAGTATGAGAAAGAAATTTGATAATGCCCATAAGAGAAATAACCTCTGATCACATATATCTTAACCAAGCGGATAAAAATGGGGTACCTCCTTTCGTAGCAACACCAATTAGAAACTTTTCATGCGAGTCCAAATAGTTGGCAGGCTTCACATGCCCCTTTTCTATTACCTATTAAATTAAAAGGAACTAACAATTAAGCATTAAACCGTAAACATACAGTTGCAGATACATTCATACACATTACAATAAAAACATATTGAAGATATGAATTACcaattgtttttccttcttagCCTCACCCTTGACCTTGCGCTCATTCTCCTCTTCAGCAAGCTTCTCTGCAACAAGTTTCTTTTGCCCCGACAACACCGGCCCCTGCGAAGCACTCAAAGTTCGTTACtttaaacacacacaaaaatccCAAAAGCTAAACAATTAGACATTAGAGTTCAATTCTATTACTCACCAATACATCTTCAGGAACAGTCTTCTTTATTATACTCCTGAATGCCAACCTAAACGCATTGCTACCCTCCGTAAATCTCATGATTCCGGGCAGAATCTCACCGTGCTCCTCATCATCTGAGAACCCATTATCCACATTCCTTTCACTGTGGTCGCCACCTTTCTCTGCTTCTTCTCCTGAAGAAGACCCACCAATCAGCTCGTCCTCATTGTTGCCCAAAGGTGTAGCGTTGTCTTGTTCGGATTCGTCCTCTGAATTGTAGTCTCGGGCTCGTTTCCGATACAGTTTCTGCATTTTCTTGTCAATCTTCTTAGGCTTCATGGCTCTAATGCTTTCCGCTGACTGTAACATCTTTGCTTTCTTCTTAGCCTTGGAGCCCTTCTTCTTCCCAATTTTCCTCTTCCTTGGTTCTCTAGCTGCTTCTGCCATATGGGTTTCTTCGGCCATGGCTTTTTGTGCTTCAAACCGAATCAAGGTTTAATCTTTTGGCTGCTGCTAATGGGGGAGAGTTCAAAATTTGATTGCTTGTGACAATTAATTGCAGAGTCTCAGAGACTTTTGGACAAGGAATGAAAACCGGAAACGATGGAGAGAGTGCTAGGGTTTTACCTGGCCGGTTGGGCTGCAGAGAGTAGAAGCTTAGCTAGGTTAGCGTGGTTTTACGAGAAaccccctttctttctttcttcttcttttttcaccAAAATATCTGTAGAAATCCTTATTtatcaatttaaaaataaaaaaggctgTCACAAgtttaaaaacaattgaaaaatatacttttctttttggtaattaGTGACAAATAGCGATAATTATGGGGGAAATAGCTCAAAATACCacccattttataattttttgtcaaaataccaTCCCTctccaaaaattttaaaactgtCACATATAAATACATCTTTATTGTCCACTGATTGCACTCATATCacattttcagaaattttgttctctcCACCGACCACAGCTTCTTTTGCTTTGCAGAGTCGTAATCGATAATATTGTCTGCTCCACTAAGATCTTCGTCGCTGCCTACCACACATCCACCGGAAAGGCCCTGGCTTTCACATCGTCTTTCGCTTCTTCTCACTTGGACTCATCGACCCAGCACGCCAACTCGCTCAACAGCTTGCCGGAGTTGCAAAGATCGCTCACTTCTGTAGCTGCCGGCAGGATGAAGAAGGCATTGGGTCTCAAATCGCCGGGTTCGGGTTCCAAGAAGAGTCTTGGGTCGGGTGGGTCCGGGTCGGGACCTGGAAAGCCCAAGCGGGTTATGACGGTGGGTGAGCTAATGAGGATCCAAATGGGGATTTCTGACGCTATGGACTCTAGAGTCAGGAGAGTTCTGCTTAGGATTTCTGCTGCTCAGGTGAGCTCAATTTCTGTGCTTTCTTATTTGTGATCTTGGTTGATCTGGTTTGAtgggtttgattttgtttggtgGGTAATGCTTGATTTTTATCATTGTGATAATTGTGATGATGGGATGGATGTGGAGCTTAATTTTGTTACTGGTTTGGccaattttggattttggtttttcttactttaaaacaaaaattctttctTCACTAAGTGTAGTTCAATCTGATAAAACTGACAATGCAAAATGTTTCACGAATGTTTAATTTCATAATGGGTAATTTCAAACTTTTGTGAATGGTTATCTGCCTTGGAATTGTAGTTAATCAAGCCTTGTGTTTGATCGACTCATTACAGGTAGgaagcttttttgtttattttaaatttcaggTATCCATCCCATTTATGAACTTCCGCCAGAAGTAATTAGGTTAATGAATCTAAACTTCATGCCTTTGAATATTCATCCCGTACAATCTATGTACTTTTGTTGCAGTGAGTTCTACAGCATGGTAAGGAGATTTTTATCTATACAATAGAGGAAGTCAAGAGGTTGTCACCCAAGATAAAACTTACACTCAATGAAGAGGTCAAACCAGGAAAGCCAGATTCTGAAGCAGCAGTCAACACCGAAGACCAGTCATCCATTGTGGGAGCTGCATACTAATCTGCCCCCTTGTCTCTAGCtatataatgaaaaattggaaaaaaaaattggaaaatggaACTTGATTGTCACATGAGATTCTGTCTGCTAGGATGATGCTATCTATGACAAAGTACACATGCTGGAAGAATTGGTTGAGTTTCCCTGCATGCTGAAATGGAGGGGGGCAGTGGCCTGTAATGCACATGCAATCTGGAGAGTCACTACTCGTGATAGGGTTAGGGTGTTATGGTTATTGGTTGTCTAGTTTTGCCAAGAGGATCTCATAGTGCTTGCTTGTTTGGGCGAATTGAGTCAGTGGTAGTCCCACTGGAGCAGCTCAAGTCCTCTGATTTTACTGATCAACAAGAATACTATGCCtgtaaaatgaaataaaggaGCTTTTTTGGTAATGAACTTTACTTTTGGACACACACATGCGCAATGAACTTTACTGTCTTTGATGGCATTTTGTGTTATTTGTTTGATAGGAAGGTGATGCTGCCGTTGCCGTTGCTAAGGAGGTGAAGAAGAACAACCATGTAGTAAGAAAGTTGGAGAAGCGTCAACAGATTTGCACCCTTGACCAGCACATTGAAGAGCAATTTGGTGGTGGTCGTCTATTGGCTTGTATCTCATCACGACCTGGACAGTGGCTGTGCTGATGGGTATGTGAATTTATTTGCCTGTGTCTGTTTCTAGTCAGCAGATTTGTCATAGGCATATTAGTGTAGTTACCGTATTGCAAGGGCTGAAATCTGGATGATATCagcttctttttattgttgttttaaagTGAGGTATGTATGGGTCTTATGAAATTTTTACAGAAATATATTGGAgggcaaataattttattttagttttttattccCAAATGATACCCAAAACATGTAAGCTTCACACTATGTTAATTTCTGCAGGATGGGAAAACATTGGACAATGAGTTGGAGGTTGTTGAGGGAATGAAGCTAGACAGGGGCTACATATCCCCTTATTTCATCACCAACCAGAACAATCAGAAATGTGTAAGTTTTAGTTTGACCCAGCGATAACTATGTCTTGAAACTGTTAGATGGCTGCTTGTTAAAGTTAGCAGCACCTCAAGTCCCTTTTTGCTTGATGCTGATTATCTTCAAACTTGTGTATGTGCTGATAGGAATTGGAAAATCCTCTAATCATAATCCATGAGAAGAAAATCTCAAGTATTAATGATGTGGTTAAAGTTTTGGAGTTGGTTTTGCAGGTTAGCATTTCTCTGGTTAGGTTCACTAGTTTCTTCGTTTTTACTATGAATTGGTTGACAAACTTTGGCTCCTTTTCAGAAGCAAAGGTCtttgtattttgttatatatttcaGAACCGaagttataaaagaaaatggttttcCTCTTTGCTAATTGAGAATCATCTGCAGTTATGATTTTAGATCTGTAGATAACCTGTTGTTGCTGATATTGCTACACGGGAGGAGAATAGAACAGCTTGGAAAATGTGCAAGAAGGGAGAGCTAACTCATACAACGAAGaacaaattgatgaagttaagatcaaattagtagaatttgtgagctctccattatttataattataggtAGGAAGTATGTATGTAATAGAGCAAAGATTGGTTGACTATGTaataacaattgaattgtcaagttttatgaaagaaataatttttgcttctcgGGATAGTATTGTTAGGGTTTGGTGGCgatttattttccatttctaAATTGTAGTCTGTAATGGATGTGTGTGTATTGTATGTAGATTGACTTAATATTGCTGTCCTATTGCATGTGTATTGTACTAATATTGTCTGTGTATTGTATACATATTGTATGCATATTGCCATCGTATTGCATGTATATTGTGATGCTATTGCTATCGTATTGCCATTATATTGCCCTAATATTGCCTCTCTAGTGTATGTATATTGACTACGGCTCATCAATGGGTTTACAGTTTAGGccatacttcattcaaaaagaagatgaggaggagaaagaaacaacGTGCCTTTCAAAAACAAGCAGTCAggtgcatcataattgcatcGTAAGACAttgtaagaaattattttaaaaaataataacaactaaaaaataatttacaaaaaaaggaaggtatgaataaagagacagagagcgaATAAGGGGAGAAAGAGACAAAacgaagctagagagagacacagagagagagctgcgctacagaaagagagcaaagagagagacagagagttgcactagagagagagagagagagagagccaagagagagacagagagctgcgatagacagataccaaagagagagagatgtgccagagagagagagagccgagTGAGCTTgagagaacaaaatttctgaacatgtgaaaaatcagcaataagtggacaaaaattatatttttataggtGATATTGTAATACTATTGCTATcgtattgtggttatattgcttTAATATTGCCTCTATAGTGTACATGTATTGGCCTAATATTGCTATTATATCGTATGTCAATGGCCATTTGGTCTAATAACAGAGTCTCCACTTCGTTGAAAGTAATCTTGAATTCAAATCTCATGGACACGACAATTGTTATCCATCCTTATATTAGCATGAATTGATGTTGACCTTTGAAATGATAGTTGGAGTTGCACATCGATtcatattcaaaaggaaagtaaTTCTCTCCCTCAATGAATCTTCGTTCAAAAGAAGGCAGCTATCAAATATTGGgtacaaaaatgcaagatcCACAGTAAATTAATTGGGCACAAACCACATATTACAAAACTAGGATGATTTTTGGCATGCTTGAAAAGACAAGGGCCAAAtacaacagaaaagaaaattcattcaAGCTTCTCACTAAACATGGCTCAAGCACTCGACCATGGTTTCAATCCAAACCTACCCAACAAGGGCATACCACGTGTCCATCGTAACAGAAGAGTGGCATTTACAAAGCATGAACTGcaatatgtttctttttctcctaaaCAAAATTGTTACTAAAATGGAACAAAAGATCCCTAACAtagagcaatacaagcaaagATAGTCAATTttcatacacacaaaattagtcCTCATCCATCCCTGCATGCTGATCTCTCTTACTAGGGCCACTTGCTGGTTTTGCCATTATAATATGCAAGATAGTCAAAGCACTGTcaataaccttttttttaatgaaggtaTTAAACATTAAATAGGCTGCAATCAGATGGATTCATCATTTCTCACACATTTTTAGCTAGCCAGAAAACCCCCAGCAtatagattttctatttactaTCAAGCCTTCTGCACTGAAGCCATATTCGTTATAAAAGTTCAACATTTCCCAAAAGtaactttcaattttattttatttttccaagttAAAAACTAACATTTGCGACCGTTCTTTTGAGTTATAAAGGAGTTTGTGCTCTGAGTACACACGTGCATACATGCATCTGTGCCAAGTTAAGgcaactttgaaaaaaaaaaaagaagagaaaaagacttCACAAAATGTATAAaagtataaaattaaataaataaataaaaagaatagtCAACTAATTCATAAAGCCTcgactttttattattattattttttaaactgtACGTAGTTTAGCATTTTTTCTGCTTTGGCctcaaagatgcaatcatAAGATGTAGTTCATACCAAATTTGGTTCGTCAGGTTTAAGTAGAAAACCTGGATATGAAACTCTTACACTAGGCATCACTTTACCCTGAGAATGATTTATATTCACTTCGTACCTTGTCAGGGTTGCTTGCCTGCATGCAATATAACCCCAAATATCAAATGTAGTTATAAAGCAGAGatacaaattatataaaacaGGTCACTATTGAATGACATCATTCAAGACATCAGTGAAGCCTTACGTGTAAAGTTTTCCGCCTTATGTGTGCCCACAGTTAGAACAAGCAAGCCAGGAGCATATGACAAAACTAAACTTATACGTATCAAGtctaaaagaacaaataatgtACATTAAGTAGGACCCTTTTTGccaaaacaaagcatattGGATCCATATCAGCAAAGCAAtaagaattgtccaatttggaAATCTCCAACTCAATCACCAATGTCATAAATCAATATTAATAACAATTTCACGAATCAAGCACAATCTTGGATACTGCACTTCTGTTTCCCTGACTGGAACATGAGCAGAAAGCTTCTATTATGATCTACAGTAGCATCGGTGTCCTAGAATTCAATCCAcgttatttgttttgagccTAAAAACAGATTATTCTTCATTCTGAAAATGCACAAACTTAATAAGAGTCCAAGACTTCCAATTTACTAGTCATAGAAGACTTCCAATGTCACTCTCCTTCTCCCCTTCCCCCTCTCTCCTCTCAAAGCAAGACTAGAACGTAAAATCCAAACAGCCTATCCCACTCCTCTAGTACCTAAAACTAACCATGTATATCTTAATCCAATTCCAAACCAATCTGAAGGGGAAGCATAAATGATGGCTTCATCTACCAgactttataaaataaaataaaagggggTTGATTGAAAAGGCAAGCTTCCAACtgttgctttcattgcacaaGAAGTTCCTTAGAAGTCATGCTCCCACTAAACACACAAATTAAATAGGGCAAAACAATTTTCCCATGCTATAACATACTCATTATTTTTAGCTACAAAAGAACTATTCCTTTGTTAATAATAAGAAGCAAAATATTTCAGGCATAGTTTGGGAGGAACTTAATTGAGCTTATATTGGCCTAACTATCCAActttatctatttatttattctagtATCTTAAAGGAAAATTACTCAAGCCATTGT
It encodes:
- the LOC18782142 gene encoding RRP15-like protein, giving the protein MAEETHMAEAAREPRKRKIGKKKGSKAKKKAKMLQSAESIRAMKPKKIDKKMQKLYRKRARDYNSEDESEQDNATPLGNNEDELIGGSSSGEEAEKGGDHSERNVDNGFSDDEEHGEILPGIMRFTEGSNAFRLAFRSIIKKTVPEDVLGPVLSGQKKLVAEKLAEEENERKVKGEAKKEKQLVIEKGHVKPANYLDSHEKFLIGVATKGVVKLFNAVNKAQNAQKGLNPSKFKDAKVIKKRRKEAFFSELGKTSSRGASASAKAHTSKGPVDGEGPAWAPLQDNYMLTNSKLKDWDKMPDTVVGDDIGRVSEDSSDDD